In one Melospiza melodia melodia isolate bMelMel2 chromosome 5, bMelMel2.pri, whole genome shotgun sequence genomic region, the following are encoded:
- the SCRG1 gene encoding scrapie-responsive protein 1 — MKMLWVLLLVLSWVPGAPAVPAQRRSCHKRLLQEHSCHSVPAGTDSLRHVHHALPHHFWEGKGCQVICYCNLNELLCCPKDIFFGPKISFVIPCNSQ; from the exons ATGAAgatgctctgggtgctgctgctggtgctgagctgggTGCCGGGTGCCCCCGCGGTGCCTGCCCAGCGCCGCTCGTGCCACAAGCGGCTcctccaggagcacagctgcCACAGCGTCCCCGCGGGCACGGACAGCCTCCGGCACGTCCACCACGCTCTGCCACACCACttctgggaagggaagggctgccaGGTCATCTGCTACTGCAACCTGAATGAACTGCTCTGCTGCCCGAA GGATATTTTCTTTGGACCAAAGATATCTTTTGTGATCCCCTGCAACAGTCAATGA
- the SAP30 gene encoding histone deacetylase complex subunit SAP30 yields MNGFAPEEVTQRGADPAAAPVVGNAGSAVEVPPPPAPPGLGPAAVAAAGSAGGGCAGGPGAGQLCCLREEGERCGRTAGNASFSKRIQKSISQKKVKIELDKSARHLYICDFHKNLIQSVRNRRKRKGSDDDGDSPVQDIDTPEVDLYQLQVNTLRRYKRHFKLQTRPGLNKAQLVEIIGCHFRTIPVNEKDTLTYFIYSVKNDKNKPDLKMDSGIH; encoded by the exons ATGAACGGCTTCGCCCCCGAGGAGGTGACCCAGCGCGGGGCAGACCCCGCCGCCGCGCCGGTGGTGGGCAATGCGGGCTCCGCCGTGGAGGTGccgccgccgccagcgccgccggGGCTGGGTCCGGCCGCCGTCGCCGCCGcgggctcggcgggcggcgggtgcgcgggcggccccggggccgggcagctgtgctgcCTGCGGGAGGAGGGGGAGCGATGCGGCCGCACCGCCGGCAACGCCAGCTTCAGCAAGCGCATCCAGAAGAGCATTTCGCAGAAGAAGGTGAAGATCGAGCTGGACAAGAGC GCAAGACATCTGTACATTTGTGACTTCCACAAAAATTTAATTCAGAGTGTGAGAAATAGAAGAAAGAGGAAAGGCAGCGATGATGATGGTGATTCACCAGTGCAAGACATCGACACTCCAGAG GTTGATTTATATCAGTTACAAGTAAACACACTTCGAAGGTACAAAAGACACTTCAAGCTACAGACCAGACCGGGACTTAACAAAGCACAGCTTGTTGAA ATAATTGGCTGCCACTTTAGGACAATTCCAGTGAATGAAAAGGACACCTTAACATACTTCATCTACTCAGTGAAGAATGACAAGAACAAACCAGATCTAAAGATGGATAGTGGGATTCATTAG